A single Saccharomyces paradoxus chromosome II, complete sequence DNA region contains:
- the TDP1 gene encoding tyrosyl-DNA phosphodiesterase 1 (Tyrosyl-DNA phosphodiesterase I~similar to YBR223C): protein MSQKTMLSGTKRKRSEVAEKVAQRWKSVRYSGEIEKKTPGGDNNNNDDCVIVSESNIIDLTDPEKDLDATVGTNDTAKSAVFKLMKSDFYERGDLVGEVDDMITLNDIFCTEKLKRSILFSFQYELDFLLRQFHPNVENITIVGQKGTIMPIEARSMDGALAGMLQKVKLIEITMPPYASHHTKLIINFYDNNECKIFLPSNNFTAMETNLPQQVCWCSPVLKIGKEELPVPFKKSLTEYLKSYHMRDIDELITKSVEGVNFAPLSELEFVYSTPSKFQSSGLLSFYNKLEALSSGTSTSDTAKHYLCQTSSIGTSLSRTRDENLWTHLMIPLFSGIMPSPVESTTGRRKAGILPTDVLMNEYSQKKIKPYIIFPTEQEFVTSPLRLSSSGWFHFQYLQKRSYYEMLRNKFKAFYKQDPVTITRRRGTTPAHSKFYMHCTTKSTEPCDASQVFKELEWCLYTSANLSQTAWGTISRKPRNYEAGVLYHSHRLAGTKKVTCRSFTRDQKDDAGTTTQVAVPFTLPVVPYDLAEDDCFCLARHEQD from the coding sequence ATGTCACAGAAAACAATGTTGAGTGGAaccaagagaaaaagatcGGAAGTTGCGGAGAAAGTGGCACAACGATGGAAGAGCGTCAGATATAGTGGtgagattgaaaaaaagactcCAGGTGGcgataacaataacaacgACGACTGCGTCATAGTCAGCGAATCAAACATAATTGATTTGACTGATCCGGAGAAAGATTTAGATGCAACGGTAGGAACAAATGATACAGCAAAAAGTGCAGTTTTCAAGCTAATGAAATCTGATTTCTATGAAAGAGGGGACCTTGTGGGAGAAGTAGACGATATGATTACAttgaatgatattttttgcaCTGAAAAGCTCAAAAGAAGCATACTTTTCAGTTTCCAATACGAACTTGATTTCCTGTTGAGACAATTCCACCCTAATGTAGAGAACATAACCATTGTAGGTCAAAAAGGGACTATCATGCCTATCGAAGCCCGTTCTATGGATGGAGCACTCGCAGGGATGTTGCAAAAGGTTAAACTTATTGAAATAACAATGCCTCCATACGCTTCCCATCACACCAAGCTGATTATAAACTTTTACGATAACAACGAATGCAAAATATTCCTGCCGTCTAACAATTTTACGGCAATGGAAACTAATCTGCCTCAACAGGTGTGCTGGTGCAGTCCCGTTTTGAAAataggaaaagaagagctTCCCGTACCgttcaaaaaaagcttGACAGAATACCTCAAGTCATACCACATGAGAGACATTGACGAATTAATTACAAAAAGCGTAGAAGGGGTCAATTTTGCTCCGTTGAGCGAATTAGAATTTGTATATTCTACACCCTCCAAATTTCAGTCGTCGGGTTTGCTATCGTTTTACAATAAACTGGAAGCACTTTCGTCTGGCACAAGTACCAGTGATACTGCAAAGCATTATCTATGCCAAACTTCATCAATAGGGACATCTCTATCAAGAACGCGGGACGAAAACTTATGGACACATCTGATGATTCCTCTGTTTTCGGGAATCATGCCCTCCCCAGTGGAGAGCACCActggaagaagaaaagcagGAATATTGCCAACCGATGTATTGATGAATGAGTATTCTCAGAAAAAGATCAAACCGTACATTATTTTCCCCACCGAACAAGAGTTTGTCACCAGTCCCTTAAGGTTATCCAGCTCTGGGTGGTTTCATTTCCAATATCTTCAGAAAAGGAGTTATTACGAGATGCTGCgaaacaaattcaaagccTTTTACAAGCAGGACCCTGTTACGATTACCAGGAGACGAGGAACCACACCTGCGCACTCTAAGTTTTACATGCATTGTACAACCAAGTCCACGGAGCCCTGTGATGCATCGCAAGTATTCAAAGAACTAGAATGGTGCCTCTATACTTCAGCAAACCTCAGTCAAACAGCATGGGGTACCATCTCAAGGAAACCACGCAACTATGAAGCAGGAGTGCTTTATCATAGTCACAGATTGGCAGGCACCAAGAAGGTCACCTGCCGTAGCTTTACACGTGATCAAAAAGACGATGCGGGTACCACTACCCAGGTGGCCGTGCCATTTACGCTACCAGTCGTACCATACGACTTGGCTGAGGATGATTGTTTTTGCCTTGCTCGTCACGAGCAGGATTAG
- the PDB1 gene encoding pyruvate dehydrogenase (acetyl-transferring) subunit E1 beta (E1 beta subunit of the pyruvate dehydrogenase (PDH) complex~similar to YBR221C) — translation MFSRLSTSLTRNVARRAPTSFVRPSAAAALRFSSTKTMTVREALNTAMAEELDRDDDVFLIGEEVAQYNGAYKVSKGLLDRFGERRVVDTPITEYGFTGLAVGAALKGLKPIVEFMSFNFSMQAIDHVVNSAAKTHYMSGGTQKCQMVFRGPNGAAVGVGAQHSQDFSPWYGSIPGLKVLVPYSAEDARGLLKAAIRDPNPVVFLENELLYGESFEISEEALSPDFTLPYKAKIEREGTDISIVTYTRNVQFSLEAAEILQKKYGVSAEVINLRSIRPLDIEAIIKTVKKTNHLITVESTFPSFGVGAEIVAQVMESEAFDYLDAPIQRVTGADVPTPYAKELEDFAFPDTPTIVKAVKEVLSVE, via the coding sequence atgtTTTCTAGACTGTCAACATCCTTGACCAGAAATGTCGCACGTCGTGCCCCAACTTCTTTTGTAAGACCCTCTGCAGCAGCAGCATTGAGATTCTCatcaacaaaaacaatgaCCGTCAGAGAGGCCCTGAATACCGCTATGGCGGAAGAATTGGACCGTGATGACGACGTTTTCCTTATTGGTGAAGAAGTTGCGCAATATAATGGTGCTTATAAGGTGTCTAAGGGTTTATTGGACAGATTCGGTGAACGTCGTGTGGTCGACACACCTATTACCGAATATGGGTTCACGGGTTTGGCCGTTGGTGCCGCTTTGAAGGGTTTGAAGCCAATTGTAGAGTTCATGTCGTTCAATTTCTCTATGCAAGCCATTGACCACGTCGTCAACTCCGCTGCAAAGACTCACTACATGTCTGGTGGTACTCAAAAATGTCAAATGGTCTTCAGAGGTCCTAATGGTGCTGCCGTGGGTGTTGGTGCTCAACATTCGCAGGACTTTTCTCCTTGGTACGGTTCTATTCCAGGGTTGAAGGTCCTTGTTCCTTATTCTGCAGAAGATGCTAGAGGTTTGCTAAAGGCCGCCATCAGAGATCCAAACCCTGTTGTGTTTTTGGAAAACGAATTGTTGTACGGTGAGTCTTTTGAAATCTCAGAAGAAGCTTTATCGCCTGATTTCACCCTGCCATACAAGGCTAAGATCGAAAGAGAAGGTACCGATATTTCCATCGTTACATACACAAGAAACGTTCAGTTTTCTTTAGAAGCCGCTGAAATCttacaaaagaaatatggTGTCTCTGCGGAAGTTATCAACTTGCGTTCCATTAGACCTTTAGATATTGAAGCTATTATCAAAACTGTCAAGAAGACAAACCACTTGATCACAGTTGAATCAACTTTCCCATCCTTTGGTGTTGGTGCTGAGATCGTCGCCCAAGTCATGGAGTCTGAAGCCTTTGACTACTTGGATGCTCCAATCCAAAGAGTTACGGGTGCAGATGTCCCAACACCTTATGCCAAGGAATTAGAAGATTTTGCTTTCCCAGATACTCCAACCATCGTCAAAGCAGTTAAAGAAGTCTTGTCAGTTGAGTAA
- a CDS encoding uncharacterized protein (similar to YBR220C) gives MEPKRKSGSLAKHDLPQFYLLIMLYLAQGIPVGLAFGTVPFLLKSLAKETSFTSLGIFSMATYPYSLKIIWSPIVDSLYNKRIGRRRSWIIPVQFVSGFVLWVLGWCISQGIIFDGVDDAFHNRGNGTLHSVSINNLTWWFGLLVFLCATQDIAVDGWALTILSKESLSYASTAQTVGLNIGYFMSFTIFLSLNSSDFANKYFRKIPLDHGFISLGGYMKFSGILYVVITIYIIFCTKEEPYVEYLPKVEPANSSNGEPKLISIEYDDGDVVSAQNTSSIKYIYRCFIKVLKLKSVRSLAFIHMISKFAFQCNEAATNLKLLEQGFKREDLAVTVLIDLPFEIIFGYYVVKWSSDRDPMIRDSRRLRNSMSTNKVVKYLVGDAGVLTPWLWGFLGRLAAAVLGSYVVKQFPKEGEISTSYFCLVIFQHLLGSFMNTVQFIGISAFHTRVADPVLGGTYMTLLNTLSNFGGTWPRLIIMSLINYFTVYQCTVPDTNKVYVTHGGSMQACTELLNGTVTILRDGYYITNLICIAVGLFLYFGYLKRKILHLQSLPISSWRCT, from the coding sequence ATGGAACCTAAGCGAAAGAGTGGGTCACTTGCCAAGCATGACCTGCCGCAATTCTATCTTTTAATTATGTTATATTTGGCTCAAGGTATACCTGTGGGTTTAGCCTTCGGTACGGTACCGTTTCTACTCAAATCCTTGGCGAAGGAGACCTCGTTTACATCATTGGGAATTTTCTCTATGGCTACCTATCCGtattctttgaagattATATGGTCACCGATAGTAGATTCACTGTACAACAAGCGCATCGGTAGAAGAAGATCGTGGATCATTCCAGTACAATTTGTTAGTGGATTTGTGTTATGGGTTTTAGGGTGGTGCATATCTCAGGGCATAATCTTCGACGGTGTTGATGATGCGTTCCATAATCGTGGTAATGGTACTCTACACAGTGTCAGTATAAATAATTTGACGTGGTGGTTTGGCCTGTTGGTTTTTCTGTGTGCCACTCAAGACATTGCAGTTGATGGTTGGGCGTTGACAATTTTGTCCAAAGAATCTCTATCCTATGCCTCCACCGCACAAACCGTAGGTTTGAATATCGGTTATTTTATGTCATTCACCATTTTTCTGTCATTGAATTCGTCTGATTTTGCTAACAAGTATTTCAGAAAAATTCCACTAGATCACGGGTTCATCAGCCTTGGTGGATACATGAAATTCTCGGGCATACTTTACGTTGTAATAACCATATACATCATATTTTGCACCAAGGAGGAACCCTACGTGGAGTATTTGCCCAAAGTGGAGCCAGCAAATTCAAGTAACGGAGAGCCAAAACTCATAAGTATTGAGTATGACGATGGCGATGTGGTGTCAGCTCAGAATACAAGTAGCATAAAGTACATTTACCGCTGCTTTATAAAAGTGTTAAAATTGAAGTCAGTGAGAAGTCTTGCCTTCATTCACATGATTTCCAAATTCGCCTTCCAATGTAACGAAGCAGCTACAAATCTGAAACTATTGGAGCAGGGCTTCAAGAGAGAAGACTTGGCTGTCACAGTTCTTATAGACCTGCCGTTCGAAATCATATTCGGATATTATGTTGTCAAATGGAGCTCTGACAGGGATCCCATGATTCGTGACAGTAGAAGATTAAGAAACAGCATGAGCACTAATAAAGTCGTCAAGTACCTAGTTGGGGATGCTGGCGTTTTAACACCATGGCTGTGGGGCTTTTTGGGCCGTCTTGCAGCTGCAGTCTTGGGGAGTTACGTAGTGAAGCAATTCCCCAAGGAGGGTGAAATATCCACCAGCTATTTTTGCCTTGTGATATTCCAGCACCTGTTGGGCTCGTTCATGAATACTGTCCAGTTCATTGGAATTTCGGCCTTCCATACAAGAGTTGCAGATCCCGTGCTGGGCGGTACATACATGACGTTGTTAAACACCTTGAGCAACTTCGGCGGGACATGGCCGCGGTTGATCATTATGTCTCTGATCAACTACTTCACCGTGTATCAGTGCACTGTCCCCGACACGAACAAAGTATATGTGACTCACGGTGGCAGCATGCAAGCATGCACTGAACTCTTGAATGGCACCGTGACCATCCTGCGTGACGGCTATTACATCACCAATCTTATATGTATTGCC
- the PCS60 gene encoding Pcs60p (Oxalyl-CoA synthetase~similar to YBR222C) — translation MSSAITVTASFNDTFRVSDNVAVIVPETDTQVTYRDLSHMVGHFQTIFTNPTSPLYGTVFRQDTVAISMRNGLEFIVAFLGATMDAKIGAPLNPNYKEKEFNFYLNDLKSKAICVPKGTTKLQSSEILKSASTFGCFIVELGFDATRFRVEYDIYSPEDNYKRVIYRSLNNAKFVNTNPVKFPGFARSSDVALILHTSGTTSTPKTVPLLHLNIVRSTLNIANTYKLTPLDRSYVVMPLFHVHGLIGVLLSTFRTQGSVVVPDGFHPKLFWDQFVKYNCNWFSCVPTISMIMLNMPKPNPFPHIRFIRSCSSALAPATFHKLEKEFNAPVLEAYAMTEASHQMTSNNLPPGKRKPGTVGQPQGVTVVILDDNDNVLPPGKVGEVSIRGENVTLGYANNPKANKENFTKRENYFRTGDQGYFDPEGFLVLTGRIKELINRGGEKISPIELDGIMLSHPKIDEAVAFGVTDDMYGQVVQAAVVLKKGEKMTYEELVNFLKKHLAAFKIPTKVYFVDKLPKTATGKIQRRIIAETFAKSSKNKSKL, via the coding sequence ATGTCAAGTGCCATTACCGTTACTGCTTCGTTCAACGATACTTTTAGAGTGTCTGATAATGTTGCCGTTATTGTTCCTGAAACAGACACTCAGGTGACCTACAGAGACCTATCCCATATGGTGGGTCATTTCCAAACCATATTCACCAATCCTACTTCTCCACTGTATGGGACGGTCTTCAGACAAGATACAGTGGCAATATCCATGCGTAATGGGCTGGAATTTATCGTCGCCTTCCTCGGTGCCACTATGGACGCCAAAATTGGCGCACCTTTGAATCCTAATTATAAGGAAAAGGAGTTCAATTTCTACTTGAATGACTTGAAATCCAAGGCTATTTGCGTCCCTAAAGGCACTACAAAGTTACAAAGCTCTGAAATTCTAAAATCTGCCTCCACGTTTGGATGTTTCATCGTAGAACTGGGCTTTGATGCTACCAGGTTTAGGGTAGAATATGATATATACTCTCCAGAGGACAACTACAAGAGAGTCATCTACCGGTCTTTGAATAACGCCAAGTTCGTTAATACGAACCCTGTTAAATTCCCCGGGTTCGCTCGTTCTAGCGATGTTGCCCTGATTTTGCATACCAGTGGTACCACATCTACTCCAAAAACGGTGCCTTTGTTACATTTGAACATTGTGAGAAGCACGTTAAACATTGCTAACACTTACAAGCTAACGCCCTTGGACAGATCTTATGTTGTGATGCCTCTTTTCCACGTCCATGGGTTAATTGGTGTTTTACTTTCTACTTTTAGAACGCAAGGTTCTGTTGTAGTTCCCGATGGATTCCATCCGAAGTTATTCTGGGACCAATTTGTTAAATATAACTGTAATTGGTTTAGTTGTGTCCCCACAATAAGCATGATTATGCTGAACATGCCCAAGCCAAATCCTTTCCCACACATTAGGTTCATCAGATCGTGTTCCTCAGCTTTGGCGCCTGCAACCTTCCACAAGCTGGAAAAAGAATTCAATGCACCCGTCTTGGAGGCCTACGCGATGACCGAAGCGTCACATCAAATGACTTCAAACAATCTGCCTCCAGGAAAGAGAAAGCCCGGCACAGTGGGTCAGCCACAAGGCGTCACCGTCGTCATTCTAGATGACAATGACAATGTCTTGCCCCCAGGTAAAGTTGGTGAAGTTTCCATCAGAGGTGAAAACGTCACTTTAGGATATGCTAATAATCCAAAAGCTAACAAGGAGAACTTCACCAAGAGGGAGAACTACTTCAGAACCGGTGACCAGGGTTATTTCGACCCTGAAGGGTTTTTGGTTCTTACTGGCAGAATCAAAGAGCTTATCAATAGGGGTGGTGAAAAGATTTCACCAATCGAACTCGACGGCATTATGCTCTCGCATCCAAAGATTGACGAAGCCGTTGCATTTGGTGTTACCGATGATATGTATGGCCAAGTAGTTCAAGCCGCCGTCGTCTTAAAAAagggagaaaaaatgaccTACGAAGAACTAGTGAACTTCTTAAAGAAGCATCTCGCCGCCTTCAAAATCCCCACCAAGGTGTACTTTGTTGACAAGCTCCCAAAAACTGCCACAGGCAAGATCCAGAGGAGAATTATCGCGGAAACCTTTGCCAAGAGCAGCAAAAATAAGAGTAAGTTGTAG